The sequence below is a genomic window from Patescibacteria group bacterium.
TAGCCAGCTTAATACCAATTAAGGGCCGGAAAAATGTTACCCAGGGAATAAGGCTAAAATGATATAAAAAATGCTGATTAGTAAAATTTTCTTTAAGAACCGTGTATTGAAGCCAAGGAAATTCTTCCAAAACCCCCTCATCTCTCAACAAAACTGACATCTTGGCGTGATAATATGAATCCGGGTCAGCAAAAGCGGTCGAATACTGCAAATAGGAAAAAATTAAAAAGCAAATTAGAAATAAAATTATATATGAAAACCAGGACCAGTTTTCTTTAAGCCAGTAATAGAGTTTTGTCATAATGTTTATATTATAACATTATTTTTTATATTTAAAAAAGAGCTTTTGCCCAAGCATGGCCGACAAAAGCTCTTAGATTATAAATAAATTATTACTATTTTGAAAGTTGTTTTTTAAAATAATCAACTAAAGGAATTTTTTGCGGGTCTTTCTGGTTTAAAACAGCTAAATAAAAGCTAACAAAACTACCCAAAGTGAGTAGATAAAAGGATTGACTTAAAAAATCTTTTCCTTTTAAATCAACATTAATTGATTTTAAATTTTTTTTGCCTAGAATATTTTTAGTTATTTTAAATCTTTTTTTCAAACGAGAAGGCAGTAAATTTGAAGGCAAAAAAATGAATAAAAATTTCTTTAATAAATCTGGATGCGATAAACCCTCTATTAAGTGATGATTCATTTCCGGTAAGGCATAATAAGCGGCAAAATTCTTGGCGTTTTCCTGTAATTGATTGGCTAAAACGTGAAGGTTGCCTAAAAAATCATTACTGGACAGCAAGACCGGCACCTTCTTGTGAATTTTAGAAGCTAATTTTTTAGCCGGGTTTTTATTAAAATCTTTTTTGGCCTCAAATTTTAAACTTTCTTTTTCAACTAATGATAAAGCTTTATTAATTTCGCTTTTTTTTAGGTCTAAAAATTGAAGACGCCGTAAAATTTGTATTAATCCTCCAATTGAATAACCCAGGCCTAAACGAGGCTGGTTTGACGGATTAAAAGAAGGCTTAAAAATATAAGCCGGTATTTTATTTTTTTTAGCTAGTTTTCCTAATTTACCTCCACTAGTGATTATTAATATTTTTGCCTGACGTTTTATGGCTTTTTTGGTAGTTATAATTACCTCTTCAGTATGGCCTGAATAAGAGGAGGATAAAAATAATGTTTTTTTATCAACAAACCGGGGCAAACGATAGCCAGAGATAATAGTAATCGGTTTTTTCAACTTGTCAGCTAGAGCCTGACGTAAAAGGTCACAGCCAATTTCTGATCCTCCCATACCACTTAAAACTATTTTATCTACTTTTTTATAATGAGCCGGTAGCTTTATCTTTAATACTTCCGACAAGGATTGTTTGACCTGATCAGTTAAGCTTTCAATCGATTCTAAAATCTGGCCTTGGTTGTATTTTTTTATTTGTTTTTGGCTGTTTAATATTTTTTTCATTGATTTTTATTCAAGCGATTATACTTTATCACAAAACTCTTTATAAAGGCAAATTATACTTAAGTTTCTGGTTTACTAAAGACACAAAAAATGTTATAATTTAACTAATAATTGATATTTTTTTATGTCCGGGCATTCAAAATGGTCAAAAATTAAAAGACAAAAGCAAGCTACTGACAAAAAAAAGGGTAAAATCTTTTCTAAATTATCCAAGACTATCTCCATAGCTGTTCGCGAAAAAGGCAAAGATCCGGCAGATAATTCTGATCTGCGCCTAGCTATTGAAAAAGCCAGGGAAGCTAATATGCCTTCCACAAATATTGAAAAGGCTATAAAAAGAGGAGCTGGAGAAATTGAAGGCCGGGAAATTGAACAAGGAATTTATGAAATATACGGCCCCGGAGGCCTGGCTATTATTGTAAAAGTGCTAACTGACAATAATAATCGCACGGTTTCCGAAATTAAAAATATTGTCTCTGAACACGGCGGCAATCTCGGACAATCCGGCTCAGTACTTTATCTTTTTAATCAAATGGGGATAATTGAAATTGAACCTGAAAATTCAGATAAAGAAAAAATGTTTTTAGAAGTGGCCGAATTAGGCGCCGAGGATATTGAAGAAAGTAATGAAGTGATTAAAATTATTACCAAAAAAGAAAACCTGCAAGAAATTCAAAAAGGATTGGAAAAAAAATATAAAATTACTTCCGCTGGTATAGGCATGATTCCGGAAGTTTTGGTAGAAATCGAGAATGAAAAAGAAAAAAATAAATTAAAAAAATTATTAGAAGCTCTGGAAAATCAGGAAGACGTGGAGAAAATCTTCACTAATTTAAAAAAATAAATATGAAAATACTCGGTCTAGACCCAGGATTGGCTTATACTGGTTACGCTATAATTAAAAAAGAAAAAAATAATATTGAAGTTATTAAATACGGCTGTTTAAATACCCAGGCTGGAGAAAAAATAGAAAATCGGCTCAACAATATTTTTAAAAAATTAAATAAAATAATAAACCAATATAACCCTGATAAAATGGCGGCTGAAAATCTATATTTTTGCAAAAATGTTAGTTCCGCCTTTAAAGTTGGTCAGACTAAGGGCATTATTAATTTAGCCGCGGCTAAAAAAAAGATTCCTATTTTTGAATATACCCCCCTTCAGATTAAGCAAGCTATTACCGGTTATGGCCGGGCTAGTAAGAGTCAGGTTCAAAAAATGCTGAAAAGTATTTTAAAACTAAAAAAAATACCTACGCCTGATCACGCCTCAGACGCCCTGGCCGTGGCTTACTGCTGTGCCAGTACTAAAGAATATTTAAAATGAAAAATAAGAAAAAAATTCAAAAACTTATTAAAAGTTCTAAGGCCGTTATTTCAGACTGTGCCTTGGAAAATGGGGCCATTGTCGCCGCTAATACTGATAAATCTTATTATCCTCGAGAAGCCGGAAATTACCGCTATGTCTGGCCTCGGGACGCTTCTTTTATCTGTCTGGCTGGAAAGTATTTAAATCTTTCTTTAGCAGAAAAATTTTTAGTATGGCTTTATAAAAAACCCGAGGACTTTAAAAAAGAAAAGCTGCTTTATGCTAATTATTCAACTAATGGCCGTATAGCTTCTCTTGGTTCTCAATTTGAACCAGATCAAATGGGTATAGTCCTCTGGTTAATACATTTTTTATATAAAGATAACTTAAACAACGCTTTAAAGCACCAAGCTCTTATAAAAAGATTGGCTGAAGGACTTTGTCAAGCTTGGAATAAAACTTATTTTCTCCCTAATACTTTGGATCTCTGGGAGGACGGTTTTAGGAAAACTTCTTCAGTTATGGAAAATAACTTCACTTATTCTCTGGCTGCCTGCGCCCGCGGGCTCCTGTGTGCTCATGAAATTATACCAAACAAAAATTGGGAGAAAACGGCCAAGCAAATGATTTCAGAAATTGAAGAAGCCTACAGTAAAGAATTTGGCTATTTCTTACGTAATTGCGGCCGTATCTGTGACAAAAATATTGACGCCTCTTTAGTCGGGTTGGTCTGGCCTTTTGAAATTATATCCCCAAAAGATGAAAG
It includes:
- a CDS encoding bifunctional phosphoglucose/phosphomannose isomerase, translating into MKKILNSQKQIKKYNQGQILESIESLTDQVKQSLSEVLKIKLPAHYKKVDKIVLSGMGGSEIGCDLLRQALADKLKKPITIISGYRLPRFVDKKTLFLSSSYSGHTEEVIITTKKAIKRQAKILIITSGGKLGKLAKKNKIPAYIFKPSFNPSNQPRLGLGYSIGGLIQILRRLQFLDLKKSEINKALSLVEKESLKFEAKKDFNKNPAKKLASKIHKKVPVLLSSNDFLGNLHVLANQLQENAKNFAAYYALPEMNHHLIEGLSHPDLLKKFLFIFLPSNLLPSRLKKRFKITKNILGKKNLKSINVDLKGKDFLSQSFYLLTLGSFVSFYLAVLNQKDPQKIPLVDYFKKQLSK
- a CDS encoding YebC/PmpR family DNA-binding transcriptional regulator, which produces MSGHSKWSKIKRQKQATDKKKGKIFSKLSKTISIAVREKGKDPADNSDLRLAIEKAREANMPSTNIEKAIKRGAGEIEGREIEQGIYEIYGPGGLAIIVKVLTDNNNRTVSEIKNIVSEHGGNLGQSGSVLYLFNQMGIIEIEPENSDKEKMFLEVAELGAEDIEESNEVIKIITKKENLQEIQKGLEKKYKITSAGIGMIPEVLVEIENEKEKNKLKKLLEALENQEDVEKIFTNLKK
- the ruvC gene encoding crossover junction endodeoxyribonuclease RuvC, producing the protein MKILGLDPGLAYTGYAIIKKEKNNIEVIKYGCLNTQAGEKIENRLNNIFKKLNKIINQYNPDKMAAENLYFCKNVSSAFKVGQTKGIINLAAAKKKIPIFEYTPLQIKQAITGYGRASKSQVQKMLKSILKLKKIPTPDHASDALAVAYCCASTKEYLK
- a CDS encoding glycoside hydrolase family 15 protein, with translation MKNKKKIQKLIKSSKAVISDCALENGAIVAANTDKSYYPREAGNYRYVWPRDASFICLAGKYLNLSLAEKFLVWLYKKPEDFKKEKLLYANYSTNGRIASLGSQFEPDQMGIVLWLIHFLYKDNLNNALKHQALIKRLAEGLCQAWNKTYFLPNTLDLWEDGFRKTSSVMENNFTYSLAACARGLLCAHEIIPNKNWEKTAKQMISEIEEAYSKEFGYFLRNCGRICDKNIDASLVGLVWPFEIISPKDERIIKTIKKIEQNIVVSGGVHRFQFDYFDSEGTAWEGGGAWPVLNFWLAIYWHLAGHKKKAESYYQWVIERVDKYIPEQIFQDFRQGISPLAWSHAMFIIASHYLGYLK